The region GGCCCCAGGCGGATGCCCTCGCGCGCCTCGGGGACCGGCGCGTGGATGAACTGCGCCTGTCCGCCTTCGCGGTGCGGCGGCACGACGAGGCGGCGGGCGACGCTGTTTGCCGCCTCCGCGCCGAAATCGCCGCGCACCACATGCAGGCAGAGATCGATGCCGGCGGCACTGCCCGCCGCCGTCAGCAGGCTGCCCTCGTCGATGTAGAGAACGTCGGCATCGAGCGCAATGTCGGGATAACGTGCGGCGATCGAAGCGACGTAACGCCAATGTGTCGTCGCCCTGCGGTTGGCAAGCAGTCCCGATCCGGCCAGAACCGCAACGCCCGAACAGAGCGACATGATGCGCGCGCCGCGCTGATGCGCTGCCTTGAGCGCTGCGGCGAGCGGCGCCGGCACCGGCGCCTCGATCGCCCGCCAGCCGGGCACGACGATCAGATCCGCCTCGTCGAGCACCTCCAGCCCATTGTCGACCGCGACCGTCAGCCCTCCGGCGGCGCGAAGCGGACCCGGCTCGATGCCGCAGACAGAGAAGCGATACCAGCTCTCACCCATCTCCGGGCGCGGCAGGCCGAAGACCTCGTAGGTGATGCCGAATTCGAAGGTGCAGAGCCCGTCATAGGCAAGGGCTACGACCAACGGTCCTTTCGTCTGCTGCGGTGATGCGTTTGGCATGATCTTTACGCTGTCGGTCATAATGGCCAATTTCGCAGAGCTTTAACATCGGCGATACCGGGCGGCAACTCCAACGAAGAAGGAAAGATCGATGCCAAGCCCCGTCACCGAAATCCCGGCCGCCGCGCCCGATATCGCCGCCGCCCATTATGCCGCCAAGCTCGCCTTCGAAACCGATTGCTCCGATGTCCACGCTGCCTTTGCCGGCGCCAAGGTCGATTTCGTCCTCCTCGACGTGCGCTCGCCGGCGCTGTTTGCCCAGTCCCACTTGCCGGGTGCGATCAACCTTCCACACGGCAAGATGACCGCGCACCGCATGTCGGAATGGGCGAAGGACACCCTCTTCGTCGTATATTGCGCCGGTCCCCACTGCAACGGCGCCGACAAGGCCGCTTTCCGCCTGGCCAAGCTCGGCCTCAAGGCCAAGCTGATGATCGGCGGCATGACCGGCTGGGCCGACGAGGGATTCGCCTTCGAAAGCGAAGCCATTGCCGCCGAATAGGAGAACGCTCCCCTCGACGGTGCGAGGGGAGCGCATGTCTCAGAACTCGATGACGACCTTGCCGAACGGGCCGCGATAGAGATGATCGAGCGCCTGCGGCAGTTCCTCGAAAGAATAACGTCTGTCGATCACTGGCTTCAGCTCCGTCTGGTCGACGGCGCGCACCAAATCCTCCAGCGCCCGGCGATGACCGACGGTAATTCCCTGCACGACAGGCGCTTTCAGAAGCAACGGCGCCACGGGCGCCGAGACTTCAAAGCCCTCAAACACGCCGATCACCGAAATCCGGCCGTTGACCGCCACAGCCTCCAGCGCCCGGCCGAGATGCGGCCCGCCGACGATTTCCAGCACGTGGTCGGCGCCATAATCGCCAGTCAGTTGATGGAGCTGCTCGACCCAGTCGCGCTCCTTGCGGTTGATCAGATGATCGGCCCCGAGCGCCGATGCACGTTCGAGCTTCTCGCTGCTGCCTGATGTGATGAAGACTTCGGCGCCATGCGCCTTGGCAATCTGCAGGCCGAAAAGCGCAACCCCGCCGGTTCCCTGCACCAGCACCTTGTCGCCGGCCTTGAGCTTCCCGCATTCGATGAGCGCAAACCACGCCGTTAACCCGGCGCAGGGCAGCGTGCTGGCTTCAGCCGCATCGAGCGTATCAGGCGCAAGCGCGAACCATTCCTCGGAAAGCACCGTGTGCTCGGAAAGTACACCTGAATAGAAGCCACCGCGCGTCTGATAATGTGGATTGCGGGCAGTTCCAGGCCCGCGTCCGTCGATCCAGTCCGGGGAAAAGGTGGAGATCACCCGATCGCCGGGTTTGAAGCGCGTGACATCAGGCCCGACGGCATCGACCACACCTGCCATGTCCGAGGCCGGGACGAAGGGGAACTGCAATGGCAGGCCCATGCCGCTATCAAGCACCAGCCTGTCGCGGAAATTGAGGGAGACGGCCTGCGTCCGCACCCGGATCATCGTGCCTGACACATCAGGAATTCTGCCTTCGCCGATCGTCAGATTGGCCTCCGGGCCGATGGCATCGGTCTGCCATTGTCTTGTCGTCTGCATCTTTCTGCTCCTTCTCGATGGGCGGAGCGGTAGATATATCGTTGAATATTCCTCTCTAGTTGCGATATTAAGTCGTCGGAATGGTGCCATCAAGGAAACAAAGATGGAGCAGTTGAAGGGAATTTCGATCTTTGTCGAGACGGTCGAGGCCGGTGGTTTCTCGGCCGCGGCCGAGCGGCTCCATCTCACTCGCTCGGCGGTCAGCAAGACGATTGCAAGGCTCGAAGAGCGGCTCGGCGTCCGGCTCTTCAACCGCACGACCCGTGCCCAAAGCCTGACCGACGAAGGCCGGTTCTTCTACGAGCGTTGCCTGAGAGCCGTCGAGGAAATCCGCATCGGCGAGGCCCAGCTTGAATCGGGCAAGCGCGAAGTCCGTGGCAGGCTGCGTGTATCAATGCCAGCGCTTTTCGGGCGCCATTGTGCCGCTCCGATCCTGACCCGGCTGCTCGACGACCATCCGGATCTCGAACTCGACCTCTCCTTCAACGATCGCGTCGTCGATCTTCTGGAGGACGGCTTTGACCTTGCCGTGCGCAACGGTCCGCTGAAGGACAATTCCGACCTGATGACGCGGGCAATCGCTCGACAGCCTATGACCGTCTGCGCTTCGCCCGCCTATCTGGAAAAATACGGGGTGCCACAAACGCTGGACGATATCGCCCATCATCAGGGCATCGTCTATCGCCGCGGCGACAACGACAAAGCCTGGACTTTTCCGGCAACGGCAGGTCCCGCACGCGAAGTTCTGCCGAAATCGCGGCTGCGGCTTGACGATCTCGCCTCGATAGCCGACGCGGCAGTAAAGGGCCGCGGGCTCGCCTGGCTCACCTGCTGGCTGGTGCGCGACAGGGTCCTGTCGGGCGAACTCGTGCGGGTTCTGACCGATAGACCGCCAAGCGTCTTCGAAGCCTACGCCGTCTGGCCGAGATCGCCCGTGATGTTGCCAAAGGTGCGCCTTGCCATCGATATGTTGGCAACAGATCTGCCGCGCCTGATGGGTTGAAGTTGCCCCCTGATAATTTCGTCCTCCAAAAATCCGATGAAGGCGAACAACCAGCTGCGAAAACAGGGGAAGCCCATGTTTTTCTATGGGTTTGCCTGGAAATACCAGGATGCTGCAATATATCGCTAACTTGCCATCCCGCATGAACGGCATCGAATGCCATTTTACTTAGAACACGGTCCGCATGTCACTTCGCAGCGTGCTCCGCGCACAAACAGCAGATTGCCACGGCGAGGTCGACGAGCTTTTCAGCACCTTCGATCTCTCCAATAGACAGCAGTATAGAACCTTCCTGCGCGCCCATGCCCGGGTCGTGCCGGCGGCCGAAGACGCCCTCGAGGATGCGGGAATTGCCCACCTGCTGCCCGACTGGCCGGAACGGCGGCGCACGCAGCTGCTGTTGGCCGATATCGGGGAACTCGGCGATCCATTGCCCCAGCCCCTTCCGCCACCGGCATTGCGGAACGACGCAGCGCTCTGGGGCGCGCTCTACGTGCTCGAAGGCTCCAAGCTCGGCGGCGCCCTGCTTGCCAAATCCGTGCCCGATCACCTACCCGGCAGCTATCTCAGGCCACAGGGTCCAAAGGGCGCCATCAGGATCTTCATGGAGCGTCTCGATGCCAGCGGCATAGACGATCCCGCGGCCGCCGTTTCCGCAGCCCGCGATGTTTTCGGCCTCTTCCTCAAAGCCGGGCAACTCGAACTGGAAGCCGTCCCATGAGCGGCACGATTGAACCCGTCGACCTGACCAACTGCGACCGGGAGCCGATCCATCAACTCGGCGCGGTTCAGCCCTTCGGCTTTCTGCTGGCGATATCCTCGGACTGGATTGTCACGCGTGCCTCGGCAAATCTGGCAGAGTTCCTCGGCATTGCACAGCCCGACGCGCTCGGCCGGCCTGTCACCTCGCTGATCACGCCCGAGGCACTTCACACCATCCGCAACAAGCTGACCACGCTGCGCGGGTCGGATGTCGTCGAGCGCATTTTCGGCATTGCTCTGACCTCGGATCAGAGCAAGTTCGATCTTGCCGTGCATATGAATGACAATGGGGTCATCGTCGAAGGCGAGCGCTGCCAGGAAGACAGGCGCAACGCCCCCTCCCTCTCCATGCGCAGCATGATGTCCCGTCTCGACCACACGGAAACGATGGAGGCTTTCTTTCGCGACGGGGCAAGGCAGGCGCGCGCCCTGACCGGCTTCGATCGGGTCATGGTCTATCGCTTCGACGAAAGCGGTTCCGGCGAAGTGGTGGCGGAAGCCGCTCGGGCCGGCATCGGCTCGTTTCTCGGGCTGCACTATCCGGCATCCGACATCCCTGTACAGGCACGGGCGCTCTATCTGCGCAACCTGTTCCGCATCATTGCCGATGTCGACGCCGTCCCGGTTCCGATCCTGCCTGAACGCGATGAGTACGGACAGCCGCTCGATCTCTCCATGTCGGTTTTACGTTCGGTCTCGCCGATCCATATCGAATATTTGAAAAACATGGGCGTCGGCGCGTCGCTCTCCATATCGATCGTCGTCGACGGCAAGCTTTGGGGCCTGTTTGCCTGCCACCATTACGGCCCGCGCCTGCCTTCGGCTGAAAGCCGCTCCACCGCCGAGCTGTTCGGCCAGATGTTTGCCTCGCGCCTTGAAAGCCGCGAACGGCGGCTGGCGCTCGACTACGAGACCAAGGCGCGCCGCATCGCCGACCGGCTTCTTACCTCCGTCGCCGACAATGCCAGCCTGCTCGACGATCCGGCTTGGCTGATCGAGGCGCTCGCCGACGCCATTCCTGCCGACGGCATCGGCGTCTGGATCAACGGCCGGCTGGCGCTTGCCGGCATCGGGCCGGATGAGAGAAGCTTTGCAGCCCTCGTCCGCCATCTCAACCGCAATGCCGCCGGCCGCATCTATGCCGTCGACAGGTTGGCTGAGACCTATCCCGATCTCGAACTCGACGATGCGGTGGCCGGCATGCTCGCCATCCCGATCTCGCGCTCGCCGCGCGATTATGTCGTGCTTTTCCGTCAGGAGCTGGTGCGCACGGTCCGCTGGGGCGGAGATCCGCACAAGCCGGTTGAATACGGCCCCAACGGTCCGCGGCTGACGCCGCGCAAGAGTTTCGAGGCCTGGTCCGAACTGGTGCGCGGCCGCTCCCTGCCCTTCACCGAGGCCGAGCGGCGTGTCGCCGAAACGATCCGCGTCACGCTGATCGAGGTGGTCTTGCGTCTCACCGACGAGGCCAGCATGGCGCGGCAGACGGCAAACGAGCGCCAGGAACTGCTGATCGCCGAGCTGAACCATCGCGTCCGCAACATTCTGAGCCTCATCACCGGCATCATTCGGCAATCGCAGACGACGTCAGTCAGCGTCGGCGACTACATCCGCCAGATCGAGGGCCGCGTCCAGTCGCTCGCCCGCGCTCATGACCAGATCACACGCGATCACTGGGCGCCGGCCTCGCTGCGGCAATTGCTGGCGGCCGAAACTGCCGCCTATCTCG is a window of Rhizobium sp. N324 DNA encoding:
- the ftrA gene encoding transcriptional regulator FtrA, which translates into the protein MTDSVKIMPNASPQQTKGPLVVALAYDGLCTFEFGITYEVFGLPRPEMGESWYRFSVCGIEPGPLRAAGGLTVAVDNGLEVLDEADLIVVPGWRAIEAPVPAPLAAALKAAHQRGARIMSLCSGVAVLAGSGLLANRRATTHWRYVASIAARYPDIALDADVLYIDEGSLLTAAGSAAGIDLCLHVVRGDFGAEAANSVARRLVVPPHREGGQAQFIHAPVPEAREGIRLGPLIEWMRASLSEQQPISLLAGRAGMSMRTFQRRFEATTGLSVGEWLLKERLRHARDLLEKELAVSLDDIAVASGFGTLATMRHHFRRRLGTSPSAYRRSFGD
- a CDS encoding rhodanese-like domain-containing protein, whose protein sequence is MPSPVTEIPAAAPDIAAAHYAAKLAFETDCSDVHAAFAGAKVDFVLLDVRSPALFAQSHLPGAINLPHGKMTAHRMSEWAKDTLFVVYCAGPHCNGADKAAFRLAKLGLKAKLMIGGMTGWADEGFAFESEAIAAE
- a CDS encoding zinc-dependent alcohol dehydrogenase family protein, translating into MQTTRQWQTDAIGPEANLTIGEGRIPDVSGTMIRVRTQAVSLNFRDRLVLDSGMGLPLQFPFVPASDMAGVVDAVGPDVTRFKPGDRVISTFSPDWIDGRGPGTARNPHYQTRGGFYSGVLSEHTVLSEEWFALAPDTLDAAEASTLPCAGLTAWFALIECGKLKAGDKVLVQGTGGVALFGLQIAKAHGAEVFITSGSSEKLERASALGADHLINRKERDWVEQLHQLTGDYGADHVLEIVGGPHLGRALEAVAVNGRISVIGVFEGFEVSAPVAPLLLKAPVVQGITVGHRRALEDLVRAVDQTELKPVIDRRYSFEELPQALDHLYRGPFGKVVIEF
- a CDS encoding LysR family transcriptional regulator, whose amino-acid sequence is MEQLKGISIFVETVEAGGFSAAAERLHLTRSAVSKTIARLEERLGVRLFNRTTRAQSLTDEGRFFYERCLRAVEEIRIGEAQLESGKREVRGRLRVSMPALFGRHCAAPILTRLLDDHPDLELDLSFNDRVVDLLEDGFDLAVRNGPLKDNSDLMTRAIARQPMTVCASPAYLEKYGVPQTLDDIAHHQGIVYRRGDNDKAWTFPATAGPAREVLPKSRLRLDDLASIADAAVKGRGLAWLTCWLVRDRVLSGELVRVLTDRPPSVFEAYAVWPRSPVMLPKVRLAIDMLATDLPRLMG
- a CDS encoding biliverdin-producing heme oxygenase, whose amino-acid sequence is MSLRSVLRAQTADCHGEVDELFSTFDLSNRQQYRTFLRAHARVVPAAEDALEDAGIAHLLPDWPERRRTQLLLADIGELGDPLPQPLPPPALRNDAALWGALYVLEGSKLGGALLAKSVPDHLPGSYLRPQGPKGAIRIFMERLDASGIDDPAAAVSAARDVFGLFLKAGQLELEAVP
- a CDS encoding HWE histidine kinase domain-containing protein encodes the protein MSGTIEPVDLTNCDREPIHQLGAVQPFGFLLAISSDWIVTRASANLAEFLGIAQPDALGRPVTSLITPEALHTIRNKLTTLRGSDVVERIFGIALTSDQSKFDLAVHMNDNGVIVEGERCQEDRRNAPSLSMRSMMSRLDHTETMEAFFRDGARQARALTGFDRVMVYRFDESGSGEVVAEAARAGIGSFLGLHYPASDIPVQARALYLRNLFRIIADVDAVPVPILPERDEYGQPLDLSMSVLRSVSPIHIEYLKNMGVGASLSISIVVDGKLWGLFACHHYGPRLPSAESRSTAELFGQMFASRLESRERRLALDYETKARRIADRLLTSVADNASLLDDPAWLIEALADAIPADGIGVWINGRLALAGIGPDERSFAALVRHLNRNAAGRIYAVDRLAETYPDLELDDAVAGMLAIPISRSPRDYVVLFRQELVRTVRWGGDPHKPVEYGPNGPRLTPRKSFEAWSELVRGRSLPFTEAERRVAETIRVTLIEVVLRLTDEASMARQTANERQELLIAELNHRVRNILSLITGIIRQSQTTSVSVGDYIRQIEGRVQSLARAHDQITRDHWAPASLRQLLAAETAAYLGKNAPRIQMIGEDVLLEPQAFSTAALVFHELMTNSAKYGSLSGTDGTVELGWHRDDQGHLHIGWREKNGPSVSEPTRQGFGSTIIRRSIPYDLGGQANVRFVKGGLEADFRIPARYVVGPTSERSNSAPVGAAERRAVAGDHQPLSGLKVLLVENNLIIAMDGEDILRRMGADVATAPSVTEAMQILAGHSFDLALLDVNLGDETSFGIADRLAAEGVPFVFATGYGEGIAQANSHSDAPVLQKPYTMEGVTDTLARLPLVRKR